Within the Gammaproteobacteria bacterium genome, the region AGGTTGCCGAGTTCCCGGTGACGTGAGATGACCAGCAGGGCGTCGTCCGCACCGAATCGTTCGGTAAGGCGATCGACCAGATAGACGGAACGGTGCTGACCACCGGTGCAACCGATGGAGACGCTGAGATACCTGCGGTTCTCGGCGGCGAAGCGCGGCACCCAGGCGTCGAGAAAGGCGTTCAGGCTCTGGAACATCTGGTCCACTGCCACACTCTTTTCCAGAAACGACCGGACCTCGGCATCCTGGCCCGTGAGAACGCGGAGGCTGGGTTCCCAGTAGGGGTTGGGCAGGCAGCGCACGTCAAAGACGAAATCCGAGTCATTTGGCACCCCGTGCTTGAAGCCGAATGACTGGAACAGCAGGGACATGCGGGTCGAGTCCCGTTTCCCGACCCGATCGCGGATCGTCGCACGTAGCTGGTGGAGGTTGGTCCGGGTGGTGTCGATGACGATGTCGGCGTTCATCGCCACCTCCGAGAGCAGGGCGCGTTCCAGGTTGATCGCGTCGAACAGCGGGAGCCCCTGGCGTGTCAGAGGGTGCTTTCTCCGGGTCTCGCTGAAGCGCTTCAGGAGTGTGTCGGTATCGGCCTGTAGAAAGATGACCTCGACATCGACACCCGACTGGCGGATCTTGTTCAGCAGCGCCGGAAACCGCCGCAATTCTCCCGTCCCGGTGCGCGCATCGATACCGATTCCCGCCTTGTCGTAGAGGTGCGGTTCCTGTGACTGGAACTGGCTGACGAATGCCTCCAGTAGCCCCGGAAGCAGATTGTCGATGCAATGAAACTCCTCGTCTTCCAGGGTGTGTAACGCGACGGACTTGCCGGATCCCGACAGGCCGCTGATGACCACGAGTTTCATTTCGATGTGTACACGCTTGTGGTGAACGCGCCGGTAACGGTTACCGGCATGCGAAACGATTCACTGGCCAGTCTCCACCACATCTGTCCAGACGCGGCATGACGCAAATCGGGATCTCGGAGACCCGCGCCTCCAGGGGACCGGTCCGAGGCCGAACCGGGGGGCAGAGGAGGCCAAGGTTCACGACATCGCCCGACGTTGCCGTGCGGTAAGGTCTTCGGTGGCGTTGTATCCATTTAGCCGCAGGAGATGGTTTCTGACCGCCGCTTCCACCAGGACGGCCAGGTTGCGGCCAGGTGCGACGGGCAGGGTAAATACCGGGATCTCCAGTCCGAGTACACCCCGTGTCTTCTGACGGGTCTGTAGCCGATCCTCCGTCGTCAGGGCCTCCAAGTCGGCAATCTTCAGATGGACGATGAGTCGCAGATGCTTGCCTTTTTTGATGACACTGTCACCGTACATCGCACGGATGTTGAGCACCCCGAGTCCGCGCACCTCGAGAAAATCCTGCAGCAGCGGCGGGCAGGTGCCGGTGATGACGTCGGGCGCGATGCGCGCGAATTCGGGGGCGTCGTCCGCGATCAGCCGGTGCCCCCGTGTCAGCAGTTCGAGCGCCAGCTCGCTCTTACCGACCCCGCTGTCTCCGGTCAGCAGCACGCCGAGACTGAGCACCTCGAGAAATACCCCATGCAGGGTCACCCGCTCGGCCAGCTTCTGCGTGAAATAATAGCGCAGGTGATTGATGACTTCGTTGCTGGGCAGCGCGGTGCGCAACACCGGGATCTCGTAGTGCTCC harbors:
- the rapZ gene encoding RNase adapter RapZ, with product MKLVVISGLSGSGKSVALHTLEDEEFHCIDNLLPGLLEAFVSQFQSQEPHLYDKAGIGIDARTGTGELRRFPALLNKIRQSGVDVEVIFLQADTDTLLKRFSETRRKHPLTRQGLPLFDAINLERALLSEVAMNADIVIDTTRTNLHQLRATIRDRVGKRDSTRMSLLFQSFGFKHGVPNDSDFVFDVRCLPNPYWEPSLRVLTGQDAEVRSFLEKSVAVDQMFQSLNAFLDAWVPRFAAENRRYLSVSIGCTGGQHRSVYLVDRLTERFGADDALLVISRHRELGNL
- the hprK gene encoding HPr(Ser) kinase/phosphatase — encoded protein: MPYTAMNEPLTIQNLYDDLSMRLGLEWVGGQQGAQRAFSSSAAAEGRRPSLIGHFNLIHSHQAQVLGNTELDYLRRLDQHTFKEACQRLFKNDSVAIFITSGQSPPDRLRELAEHYEIPVLRTALPSNEVINHLRYYFTQKLAERVTLHGVFLEVLSLGVLLTGDSGVGKSELALELLTRGHRLIADDAPEFARIAPDVITGTCPPLLQDFLEVRGLGVLNIRAMYGDSVIKKGKHLRLIVHLKIADLEALTTEDRLQTRQKTRGVLGLEIPVFTLPVAPGRNLAVLVEAAVRNHLLRLNGYNATEDLTARQRRAMS